A region of Maridesulfovibrio sp. DNA encodes the following proteins:
- a CDS encoding STAS domain-containing protein, giving the protein MEIYDNPDRIKLAFGIPFFNIDFNELMHAVGEKAGAKEKTMIFAPSFPWLLDYAKAPHLCPDYADFILATDSELVNLAKKSDIKLKMPLEYFELPEQIARICAHYGYSLLHISETALKTDILVRDGFVPLSWDLFTHFKTTGELDDIDVQSIIGSANNLRPDIVLISARPDSICCCLPKIYEHMHDCVLICIPQDVDKNRIADKVDNIITPLMLLREEIDLLDEIKQTASLALQSSIRTDETCIPAKIEISGTLDAGLIPDLLRTGTRMLDRNFSPALDLSNTHAASVKGMEALCFLGRKFHEAGKKITISKISPALSNNMHRSGAMYFFADVPGIQSRF; this is encoded by the coding sequence GTGGAAATTTATGATAATCCGGATAGAATTAAGCTGGCCTTTGGAATTCCATTTTTCAATATAGATTTCAATGAGCTGATGCATGCTGTTGGGGAAAAAGCCGGGGCCAAAGAAAAAACCATGATCTTTGCGCCCTCTTTCCCGTGGCTGCTGGATTATGCAAAAGCACCGCACCTCTGCCCTGATTATGCTGATTTTATTCTTGCAACAGATTCAGAATTAGTAAACCTCGCGAAAAAATCTGATATCAAGCTGAAAATGCCCTTGGAGTACTTTGAACTCCCGGAACAGATCGCCCGAATCTGCGCCCACTACGGCTACAGCCTGCTCCACATATCCGAAACAGCCCTGAAAACCGATATCCTTGTCAGGGATGGATTCGTGCCCCTTTCATGGGATTTATTCACCCATTTCAAGACTACAGGTGAACTGGATGACATCGATGTGCAATCAATCATCGGAAGTGCCAACAACCTGCGCCCGGACATCGTACTTATCTCGGCCCGACCGGATTCAATCTGCTGCTGTCTACCGAAAATCTATGAACATATGCATGACTGCGTTCTAATCTGCATCCCGCAGGACGTCGATAAAAACCGTATCGCAGATAAAGTTGACAACATAATCACCCCGTTAATGCTCCTGCGTGAAGAGATAGATTTACTGGATGAAATCAAACAGACCGCATCGCTCGCCCTGCAATCTTCAATCAGAACTGACGAAACCTGCATCCCGGCAAAAATTGAAATTTCTGGAACACTGGATGCAGGACTAATCCCGGACCTGCTCCGTACCGGAACCCGCATGCTGGATCGAAACTTCTCACCCGCTCTTGATTTATCCAATACTCACGCGGCATCCGTCAAAGGAATGGAAGCCCTTTGTTTCTTGGGCCGCAAATTCCATGAAGCCGGGAAGAAAATAACAATCAGCAAAATCTCACCGGCGCTGAGCAATAATATGCACCGCTCAGGTGCTATGTATTTCTTTGCTGATGTTCCGGGTATCCAGAGCAGATTCTAA
- the galU gene encoding UTP--glucose-1-phosphate uridylyltransferase GalU, whose translation MVIKKVIVPVAGWGTRSLPATKNIPKEMLPIFKKPVVQHVVEEAMSSGLTDVIFINNQNKKIIEDHFDYNLSLEDVLKRGGKTEALAEVRKVAEMVNIISVRQKKQLGLGHAVLCAKEVCKNDPFAVMVGDDLMFGLEPGIKQLIDAARTENMAVVGVIEVPENKVNRYGIIQGEEFAPGMYRVRSLVEKPAIGQAPSRLAIVGRYVLLPEIFDHLESLEPGVGGEIQLTDALQGLAQDNKLLAVKLRGQRFDAGDWVDYLTANIYFALQDEGLRDDIVSRLRELLSCS comes from the coding sequence ATGGTCATCAAGAAAGTTATTGTTCCGGTTGCTGGATGGGGTACAAGATCATTGCCTGCCACCAAGAACATTCCCAAGGAAATGCTGCCCATTTTCAAGAAACCCGTTGTGCAGCATGTGGTGGAAGAGGCCATGTCCAGCGGACTGACTGATGTTATTTTTATTAATAACCAGAACAAGAAGATCATTGAAGACCACTTTGATTACAACCTTTCCCTTGAAGACGTGTTGAAGCGCGGCGGTAAGACAGAGGCCCTAGCGGAAGTCAGGAAAGTTGCGGAAATGGTAAATATTATTTCCGTACGTCAGAAAAAACAGCTCGGCCTCGGGCATGCAGTGCTTTGCGCTAAAGAAGTATGCAAGAATGATCCTTTTGCCGTTATGGTCGGTGATGACCTGATGTTCGGGCTTGAGCCTGGCATCAAGCAGCTTATTGATGCTGCCCGTACTGAGAATATGGCTGTTGTCGGCGTTATTGAAGTTCCTGAAAATAAGGTCAACCGCTATGGTATTATCCAAGGTGAAGAATTTGCTCCGGGTATGTACCGGGTCCGTTCACTGGTTGAAAAACCTGCTATCGGTCAGGCCCCTTCGCGGTTGGCGATAGTAGGGCGTTACGTTCTTCTGCCTGAGATTTTTGATCATCTGGAAAGTCTGGAGCCGGGCGTGGGTGGAGAAATTCAGCTCACTGATGCTCTGCAGGGACTTGCTCAGGATAATAAGCTTCTGGCGGTTAAACTTCGTGGACAAAGGTTTGACGCCGGGGATTGGGTGGATTATCTTACTGCAAATATTTATTTTGCCCTTCAGGATGAGGGGCTTCGTGATGATATTGTATCCAGATTGCGGGAGCTTTTGTCTTGTTCGTAA
- the priA gene encoding primosomal protein N', with amino-acid sequence MTRLWQACLASPPYSIYTYEAPADLPELMEGQRVLVPLGRSVRVAFLIETVEIPPENVELKSIIWPLEREPLLNSNHFKLYRNIGARQMQPLGKVLENVVPKRFRSAKVSFKVSDRSFPARLKALDIARLSSERRMELVHIYNERRMNVSLPSSIEKEEYVSLTSDPPWPVRPNAARQLQILEFLFENGPREKGFLKNIMGDWTTGVIKKLHSDSLVKIGPPPEEERNPAEKCVATGPKWDFVPSEQQQGAINELLCALEEPKGVVKLLHGITGSGKTLVYMTAARKCMEQGKSVIVLVPEIALAYALWNGLCPLFPETRKYLYHGYQTPVRKEAIFRALAEDESPALIVGTRSALFLPVRNPGLIIVDEEHDESYKQEERLPYQAKEVAYVLAHMTGSLLVLGSATPDIKTFHAAQQGAFDVISMEKRVGKSVLPMVKVVDTSNIKNPEQPFAPETEARLKEVVEKGEQAVVMLNRRGFSPLIYCTDCEEPFKCPHCNVSMTYHKARERVICHYCGNAYHFPLPCATCGGSNLMPLGGGTERLEEQVAKALPPETKILRMDRDSTRRQERLDEILKSFARGDAQVLVGTQMLSKGHNFPGVTLVVVSEGDLGLNLPDYRSAERTFQLLVQVSGRAGRGDKPGEVIIQTRNPQNPIWGAVTSADYKTFFEKEIEKRRRFRYPPFTKLTLIRISHPMGWEGEHLCPPFFSHIREAAKEAGIMAMGPVPAPLAQLRGRKRFNCLLKSDDWLKTRELYAEILRRNPDKKQIRITMDLDPVNML; translated from the coding sequence ATGACTAGACTCTGGCAGGCATGCCTCGCCAGCCCGCCATATTCAATTTACACATACGAAGCACCCGCCGACCTTCCTGAATTGATGGAAGGGCAGCGGGTGCTTGTTCCTTTGGGACGTTCAGTGCGGGTGGCTTTTCTTATTGAAACAGTGGAAATTCCGCCGGAAAATGTGGAACTCAAATCCATAATCTGGCCTCTGGAGCGGGAACCGCTTTTAAATTCAAACCATTTCAAGCTTTACCGCAATATCGGTGCCCGTCAGATGCAGCCTCTGGGTAAGGTGCTGGAAAATGTTGTTCCCAAACGGTTCCGTAGCGCCAAAGTATCTTTCAAGGTCTCTGACCGTTCTTTTCCTGCCCGGCTGAAAGCCCTTGATATCGCCCGCCTGTCTTCCGAGCGCAGAATGGAGTTGGTTCATATTTATAACGAAAGGCGGATGAATGTCAGCCTGCCTTCTTCCATTGAAAAAGAGGAATACGTCAGCCTTACTTCCGATCCTCCGTGGCCGGTGCGTCCTAATGCTGCCCGCCAGCTACAGATTCTGGAGTTTCTTTTTGAAAACGGTCCCCGTGAGAAAGGTTTTCTGAAAAATATCATGGGCGATTGGACTACCGGAGTGATCAAGAAACTTCATTCTGATTCACTGGTCAAAATAGGCCCTCCTCCTGAGGAAGAACGCAATCCGGCTGAAAAATGTGTGGCTACCGGACCTAAATGGGATTTTGTGCCTTCAGAGCAGCAGCAGGGGGCTATTAATGAATTGCTTTGCGCTCTCGAAGAACCGAAGGGCGTTGTCAAATTGCTGCATGGCATAACCGGAAGCGGCAAGACCCTTGTCTACATGACCGCAGCCCGTAAATGCATGGAGCAGGGCAAGTCTGTTATAGTACTGGTTCCGGAGATTGCACTTGCTTATGCTTTGTGGAACGGTCTCTGCCCGTTGTTTCCTGAAACGCGTAAATACCTCTATCATGGCTACCAGACCCCGGTACGTAAAGAAGCTATTTTTCGAGCCTTGGCCGAGGATGAAAGTCCGGCACTGATAGTGGGGACCCGCTCGGCTTTATTTCTTCCCGTGCGTAATCCCGGTCTTATTATTGTGGATGAGGAGCACGACGAATCTTATAAGCAGGAGGAGCGGCTGCCGTATCAGGCCAAAGAGGTTGCTTATGTTCTGGCTCATATGACCGGAAGCCTTTTAGTGCTCGGTTCGGCCACTCCGGATATCAAGACCTTCCATGCTGCACAGCAGGGTGCATTTGATGTTATCTCCATGGAAAAACGGGTAGGTAAATCAGTTCTGCCGATGGTAAAAGTGGTCGATACCAGTAACATTAAAAATCCGGAACAACCCTTTGCACCGGAAACAGAAGCCCGTTTGAAAGAAGTAGTGGAAAAAGGGGAACAGGCGGTAGTCATGCTTAACCGCCGCGGTTTTTCACCTCTTATTTATTGCACTGATTGTGAGGAACCGTTTAAGTGTCCGCATTGCAATGTCAGTATGACCTACCATAAGGCTCGGGAACGGGTCATATGTCATTATTGCGGCAATGCCTACCATTTCCCTTTGCCTTGTGCCACTTGCGGCGGCAGCAATCTCATGCCTCTGGGAGGAGGAACTGAGCGTCTTGAGGAGCAGGTTGCCAAGGCTCTGCCACCGGAAACCAAAATTTTACGCATGGACCGCGATTCCACACGAAGACAGGAAAGACTGGATGAAATCCTGAAGAGTTTTGCCCGTGGTGATGCACAGGTGCTGGTAGGCACTCAGATGCTCTCTAAGGGACATAATTTCCCCGGCGTGACGCTGGTAGTTGTTTCCGAGGGCGATCTCGGTTTGAATCTGCCGGACTATCGTTCCGCAGAGCGTACTTTTCAGTTGCTGGTGCAGGTCTCAGGACGCGCAGGGCGGGGAGATAAGCCGGGTGAGGTCATCATTCAAACCCGTAACCCCCAGAATCCTATCTGGGGAGCAGTCACTTCAGCTGATTACAAAACTTTTTTTGAGAAGGAAATCGAAAAACGGCGCAGGTTCCGCTATCCTCCATTTACCAAATTAACCTTGATTCGTATCAGCCATCCCATGGGTTGGGAAGGGGAGCATCTCTGCCCACCGTTTTTTAGCCATATCCGTGAGGCAGCAAAGGAGGCAGGTATTATGGCTATGGGGCCGGTTCCTGCACCTCTGGCTCAGTTGCGCGGCCGCAAGCGGTTCAATTGTCTGCTCAAGTCTGATGATTGGCTGAAAACGCGTGAACTTTATGCAGAAATATTGCGCCGCAATCCAGATAAAAAACAGATCCGTATTACAATGGACCTTGATCCGGTGAATATGCTGTAG
- a CDS encoding Smr/MutS family protein — translation MAKKKMNSLSDLKGLKFKEDKKEEHVPKAVRKALEAVKKKPAPVKSQEKQVEVDDDQAFMDAMIGVERIDKSTVALKKPKPAPAPKQSEDDEGKEYLSSLISGKIEFELEYTDEFMFGFVRGTDTKVFQKLKMGAFSYESHIDLHGMNSEQAFDNLLFFIRESFLQGKRCVLAVTGRGKNSPGGHSVLKREIQEWLTRDPFRRVVLAFCTAQPKDGGAGAVYILLRKQKKVQGKVKWDKGINWGKEF, via the coding sequence ATGGCTAAAAAGAAAATGAATTCCCTTTCCGATCTGAAAGGGTTAAAATTCAAAGAAGATAAAAAAGAAGAACACGTTCCTAAAGCAGTGCGTAAGGCACTGGAAGCGGTCAAAAAAAAGCCCGCTCCAGTTAAATCACAGGAAAAGCAAGTTGAAGTTGATGATGATCAGGCTTTCATGGACGCCATGATCGGGGTGGAGCGAATCGACAAATCTACAGTAGCGCTCAAGAAGCCAAAACCAGCACCGGCTCCAAAACAATCCGAAGATGATGAAGGAAAAGAATATTTAAGCAGTCTGATTTCCGGTAAAATTGAATTTGAGCTGGAATATACCGACGAATTCATGTTCGGCTTTGTACGCGGTACGGATACCAAGGTTTTCCAGAAACTTAAGATGGGTGCTTTCAGCTACGAATCACATATCGACCTGCACGGTATGAATTCCGAACAGGCATTCGACAACCTGCTCTTTTTCATCCGTGAATCTTTCCTGCAGGGCAAGCGCTGTGTACTGGCCGTAACCGGACGCGGCAAAAACTCCCCCGGCGGACATTCGGTGCTCAAACGTGAAATCCAAGAATGGCTGACCCGCGACCCGTTCCGTCGAGTGGTACTGGCATTCTGCACTGCTCAGCCCAAGGACGGCGGAGCCGGAGCTGTCTACATCCTGCTGCGCAAACAGAAGAAAGTTCAGGGCAAAGTCAAATGGGATAAAGGCATTAACTGGGGCAAAGAATTTTAA